The Andreesenia angusta genome includes a region encoding these proteins:
- a CDS encoding YlcI/YnfO family protein, translating to MSTKNRTRRTTTRNIRFPNQMIEQINIALEQKGSGNFSAWVIEACRRRLTSEKRAYTSIKSDEE from the coding sequence ATGTCAACGAAGAACAGAACCCGCAGAACAACAACCCGCAACATCCGCTTTCCTAACCAAATGATTGAACAAATTAACATCGCTCTTGAGCAAAAAGGGTCCGGGAATTTCTCAGCCTGGGTCATTGAAGCCTGCCGTCGGAGACTAACGTCAGAAAAGAGAGCATATACATCAATTAAAAGTGATGAAGAATGA
- the ybcW gene encoding protein YbcW, translating to MNKEQSADDPSVDLIRVKNMLNSTISMSYPDVVIACIEHKVSLEAFRAIEAALVKHDNNMKDYSLVVD from the coding sequence ATGAATAAAGAACAATCTGCTGATGATCCCTCCGTGGATCTGATTCGTGTAAAAAATATGCTTAATAGCACCATTTCTATGAGTTACCCTGATGTTGTAATTGCATGTATAGAACATAAGGTGTCTCTGGAAGCATTCAGAGCAATTGAGGCAGCGTTGGTGAAGCACGATAATAATATGAAGGATTATTCCCTGGTGGTTGACTGA
- a CDS encoding DUF1398 domain-containing protein: protein MAQVAIFKEIFDQVRKDLDCELFYSELKRHNVSHYIYYLATDNIHIVLENDNTVLIKGLKKVVNVKFSRNTHLIETSYDRLKSREITFQQYRENLAKAGVFRWVTNIHEHKRYYYTFDNSLLFTESIQNTTQIFPR from the coding sequence ATGGCTCAGGTTGCCATTTTTAAAGAAATATTCGATCAAGTGCGAAAAGATTTAGACTGTGAATTGTTTTATTCTGAACTAAAACGTCACAACGTCTCACATTATATTTACTATCTAGCCACAGATAATATTCACATCGTGTTAGAAAACGATAACACCGTGTTAATAAAAGGACTTAAAAAGGTTGTAAATGTTAAATTCTCAAGAAACACGCATCTTATAGAAACGTCCTATGATAGGTTGAAATCAAGAGAAATCACATTTCAGCAATACAGGGAAAATCTTGCTAAAGCAGGAGTTTTCCGATGGGTTACAAATATCCATGAACATAAAAGATATTACTATACCTTTGATAATTCATTACTATTTACTGAGAGCATTCAGAACACTACACAAATCTTTCCACGCTAA
- the bor gene encoding serum resistance lipoprotein Bor, with the protein MKKMLLATALALLITGCAQQTFTVQNKPAAVAPKETITHHFFVSGIGQKKTVDAAKICGGAENVVKTETQQTFVNGLLGFITLGIYTPLEARVYCSQ; encoded by the coding sequence ATGAAAAAAATGCTACTCGCTACTGCGCTGGCCCTGCTTATTACAGGATGTGCTCAACAGACGTTTACTGTTCAAAACAAACCGGCAGCAGTAGCACCAAAGGAAACCATCACCCATCATTTCTTCGTTTCTGGAATTGGGCAGAAGAAAACTGTCGATGCAGCCAAAATTTGTGGCGGCGCAGAAAATGTTGTTAAAACAGAAACCCAGCAAACATTCGTAAATGGATTGCTCGGTTTTATTACTTTAGGCATTTATACTCCGCTGGAAGCGCGTGTGTATTGCTCACAATAA
- the rzpD gene encoding prophage endopeptidase RzpD produces MSRVTAIISALVICIIVCLSWAVNHYRDNAITYKAQRDKNARELKLANAAITDMQMRQRDVAALDAKYTKELADAKAENDALRDDVAAGRRRLHIKAVCQSVREATTASGVDNAASPRLADTAERDYFTLRERLITMQKQLEGTQKYINEQCR; encoded by the coding sequence ATGAGCAGAGTCACCGCGATTATCTCCGCTCTGGTTATCTGCATCATCGTCTGCCTGTCATGGGCTGTTAATCATTACCGTGATAACGCCATTACCTACAAAGCCCAGCGCGACAAAAATGCCAGAGAACTGAAGCTGGCGAACGCGGCAATTACTGACATGCAGATGCGTCAGCGTGATGTTGCTGCGCTCGATGCAAAATACACGAAGGAGTTAGCTGATGCTAAAGCTGAAAATGATGCTCTGCGTGATGATGTTGCCGCTGGTCGTCGTCGGTTGCACATCAAAGCAGTCTGTCAGTCAGTGCGTGAAGCCACCACCGCCTCCGGCGTGGATAATGCAGCCTCCCCCCGACTGGCAGACACCGCTGAACGGGATTATTTCACCCTCAGAGAGAGGCTGATCACTATGCAAAAACAACTGGAAGGAACCCAGAAGTATATTAATGAGCAGTGCAGATAG
- a CDS encoding glycoside hydrolase family 24 protein, whose amino-acid sequence MVEINNQRKAFLDMLAWSEGTDNGRQKTRNHGYDVIVGGELFTDYSDHPRKLVTLNPKLKSTGAGRYQLLSRWWDAYRKQLGLKDFSPKSQDAVALQQIKERGALPMIDRGDIRQAIDRCSNIWASLPGAGYGQFEHKADSLIAKFKEAGGTVREIDV is encoded by the coding sequence ATGGTAGAAATCAATAATCAACGTAAGGCGTTCCTCGATATGCTGGCGTGGTCGGAGGGAACTGATAACGGACGTCAGAAAACCAGAAATCATGGTTATGACGTCATTGTAGGCGGAGAGCTATTTACTGATTACTCCGATCACCCTCGCAAACTTGTCACGCTAAACCCAAAACTCAAATCAACAGGCGCCGGACGCTACCAGCTTCTTTCCCGTTGGTGGGATGCCTACCGCAAGCAGCTTGGCCTGAAAGACTTCTCTCCGAAAAGTCAGGACGCTGTGGCATTGCAGCAGATTAAGGAGCGTGGCGCTTTACCTATGATTGATCGTGGTGATATCCGTCAGGCAATCGACCGTTGCAGCAATATCTGGGCTTCACTGCCGGGCGCTGGTTATGGTCAGTTCGAGCATAAGGCTGACAGCCTGATTGCAAAATTCAAAGAAGCGGGCGGAACGGTCAGAGAGATTGATGTATGA
- a CDS encoding antitermination protein, with protein sequence MRLESVAKFHSPKSPMMSDSPRATASDSLSGTDVMAAMGMAQSQAGFGMAAFCGKHELSQNDKQKAINYLMQFAHKVSGKYRGVAKLEGNTKAKVLQVLATFAYADYCRSAATPGARCRDCHGTGRAVDIAKTELWGRVVEKECGRCKGVGYSRMPASAAYRAVTMLIPNLTQPTWSRTVKPLYDALVVQCHKEESIADNILNAVTR encoded by the coding sequence ATGAGACTCGAAAGCGTAGCTAAATTTCATTCGCCAAAAAGCCCGATGATGAGCGACTCACCACGGGCCACGGCTTCTGACTCTCTTTCCGGTACTGATGTGATGGCTGCTATGGGGATGGCGCAATCACAAGCCGGATTCGGTATGGCTGCATTCTGCGGTAAGCACGAACTCAGCCAGAACGACAAACAAAAGGCTATCAACTATCTGATGCAATTTGCACACAAGGTATCGGGGAAATACCGTGGTGTGGCAAAGCTTGAAGGAAATACTAAGGCAAAGGTACTGCAAGTGCTCGCAACATTCGCTTATGCGGATTATTGCCGTAGTGCCGCGACGCCGGGGGCAAGATGCAGAGATTGCCATGGTACAGGCCGTGCGGTTGATATTGCCAAAACAGAGCTGTGGGGGAGAGTTGTCGAGAAAGAGTGCGGAAGATGCAAAGGCGTCGGCTATTCAAGGATGCCAGCAAGCGCAGCATATCGCGCTGTGACGATGCTAATCCCAAACCTTACCCAACCCACCTGGTCACGCACTGTTAAGCCGCTGTATGACGCTCTGGTGGTGCAATGCCACAAAGAAGAGTCAATCGCAGACAACATTTTGAATGCGGTCACACGTTAG
- a CDS encoding serine/threonine protein phosphatase, whose amino-acid sequence MIKTGKCTPSSTTFSWFIADGVKEMRYYEKIDGSKYRNIWVVGDLHGCYTNLMNKLDTIGFDNKKDLLISVGDLVDRGAENVECLELITFPWFRAVRGNHEQMMIDGLSERGNVNHWLLNGGGWFFNLDYDKEILAKALAHKADELPLIIELVSKDKKYVICHADYPFDEYEFGKPVDHQQVIWNRERISNSQNGIVKEIKGADTFIFGHTPAVKPLKFANQMYIDTGAVFCGNLTLIQVQGEGA is encoded by the coding sequence ATGATAAAGACGGGAAAATGCACGCCATCGTCAACGACGTTCTCATGGTTCATCGCGGATGGAGTGAAAGAGATGCGCTATTACGAAAAAATTGATGGCAGCAAATACCGAAATATTTGGGTAGTTGGCGATCTGCACGGATGCTACACGAACCTGATGAACAAACTGGATACGATTGGATTCGACAACAAAAAAGACCTGCTTATCTCGGTGGGCGATTTGGTTGATCGTGGTGCAGAGAACGTTGAATGCCTGGAATTAATCACATTCCCCTGGTTCAGAGCTGTACGTGGAAACCATGAGCAAATGATGATTGATGGCTTATCAGAGCGTGGAAACGTTAATCACTGGCTGCTTAATGGCGGTGGCTGGTTCTTTAATCTCGATTACGACAAAGAAATTCTGGCTAAAGCTCTTGCCCATAAAGCAGATGAACTTCCGTTAATCATCGAACTGGTGAGCAAAGATAAAAAATATGTTATCTGCCACGCCGATTATCCCTTTGACGAATACGAGTTTGGAAAGCCAGTTGATCATCAGCAGGTAATCTGGAACCGCGAACGAATCAGCAACTCACAAAACGGGATCGTGAAAGAAATCAAAGGCGCGGACACGTTCATCTTTGGTCATACGCCAGCAGTGAAACCACTCAAGTTTGCCAACCAAATGTATATCGATACCGGCGCAGTGTTCTGCGGAAACCTAACATTGATTCAGGTACAGGGAGAAGGCGCATGA
- a CDS encoding phage NinH family protein: MTFSVKTIPDMLVETYGNQTEVARRLKCSRGTVRKYVDDKDGKMHAIVNDVLMVHRGWSERDALLRKN; encoded by the coding sequence ATGACGTTCTCAGTAAAAACCATTCCAGACATGCTCGTTGAAACATACGGAAATCAGACAGAAGTAGCACGCAGACTGAAATGTAGTCGCGGTACGGTCAGAAAATACGTTGATGATAAAGACGGGAAAATGCACGCCATCGTCAACGACGTTCTCATGGTTCATCGCGGATGGAGTGAAAGAGATGCGCTATTACGAAAAAATTGA
- a CDS encoding recombination protein NinG — MMAKPARRRCKNDECREWFHPAFANQWWCSPECGTKIALERRSKEREKAEKAAEKKRRREEQKQKDKLKIRKLALKPRSYWIKQAQQAVNAFIRERDRDLPCISCGTLTSAQWDAGHYRTTAAAPQLRFNERNIHKQCVVCNQHKSGNLVPYRVELISRIGQEAVDEIESNHNRHRWTIEECKAIKAEYQQKLKDLRNSRSEAA, encoded by the coding sequence ATGATGGCTAAACCAGCGCGAAGACGATGTAAAAACGATGAATGCCGGGAATGGTTTCACCCTGCATTCGCTAATCAGTGGTGGTGCTCTCCAGAGTGTGGAACCAAGATAGCACTCGAACGACGAAGTAAAGAACGCGAAAAAGCGGAAAAAGCAGCAGAGAAGAAACGACGACGAGAGGAGCAGAAACAGAAAGATAAACTTAAGATTCGAAAACTCGCCTTAAAGCCCCGCAGTTACTGGATTAAACAAGCCCAACAAGCCGTAAACGCCTTCATCAGAGAAAGAGACCGCGACTTACCATGTATCTCGTGCGGAACGCTCACGTCTGCTCAGTGGGATGCCGGACATTACCGGACAACTGCTGCGGCACCTCAACTCCGATTTAATGAACGCAATATTCACAAGCAATGCGTGGTGTGCAACCAGCACAAAAGCGGAAATCTCGTTCCGTATCGCGTCGAACTGATTAGCCGCATCGGGCAGGAAGCAGTAGACGAAATCGAATCAAACCATAACCGCCATCGCTGGACTATCGAAGAGTGCAAGGCGATCAAGGCAGAGTACCAACAGAAACTCAAAGACCTGCGAAATAGCAGAAGTGAGGCCGCATGA
- a CDS encoding protein NinF, translating to MGYPVAKTSCEENKVIDQNRSYEQESVERALTCANCGQKLHVLEVHVCEHCCAELMSDPNSSMHEEEDDG from the coding sequence GTGGGATATCCGGTGGCTAAGACGTCGTGCGAGGAAAACAAGGTGATTGACCAAAATCGAAGTTACGAACAAGAAAGCGTCGAGCGAGCTTTAACGTGCGCTAACTGCGGTCAGAAGCTGCATGTGCTGGAAGTTCACGTGTGTGAGCACTGCTGCGCAGAACTGATGAGCGATCCGAATAGCTCGATGCACGAGGAAGAAGATGATGGCTAA
- a CDS encoding NinE family protein, with protein sequence MARQRRSITDIICENCKYLPTKRTRNKPKPIPKESDVKTFNYTAHLWDIRWLRRRARKTR encoded by the coding sequence GTGGCGAGACAGCGACGAAGTATCACCGACATAATCTGCGAAAACTGCAAATACCTTCCAACGAAACGCACCAGAAATAAACCCAAGCCAATCCCAAAAGAATCTGACGTAAAAACCTTCAACTACACGGCTCACCTGTGGGATATCCGGTGGCTAAGACGTCGTGCGAGGAAAACAAGGTGA
- the ninD gene encoding protein NinD, translating into MMRCYRCGECKEDNRFRPNQPYWNRWCLRCERTPTGVLPLPQEKEDVWRDSDEVSPT; encoded by the coding sequence ATGATGCGATGTTATCGGTGCGGTGAATGCAAAGAAGATAACCGCTTCCGACCAAATCAACCTTACTGGAATCGATGGTGTCTCCGGTGTGAAAGAACACCAACAGGGGTGTTACCACTACCGCAGGAAAAGGAGGACGTGTGGCGAGACAGCGACGAAGTATCACCGACATAA
- a CDS encoding phosphoadenosine phosphosulfate reductase family protein, translated as MESEMGRQGCMINVVSFSGGRTSAYLLWLMEQKRRAGKDVHYVFMDTGCEHPMTYRFVREVVKFWDIPLTVLQVDINPELGQPNGYTVWEPKDIQTRMPVLKPFIDMVKKYGTPYVGGAFCTDRLKLVPFTKYCDDHFGRGNYTTWIGIRADEPKRLKPKPGIRYLAELSDFEKEDILAWWKQQPFDLQIPEHLGNCIFCIKKSTQKIGLACKDEEGLQRVFNEVITGSHVRDGHRETPKEIMYRGRMSLDGIAKMYSENDYQALYQDMVRAKRFDTGSCSESCEIFGGQLDFDFGREAA; from the coding sequence GTGGAAAGCGAGATGGGGAGACAGGGCTGCATGATAAATGTCGTTAGTTTCTCCGGTGGCAGGACGTCAGCATATTTGCTCTGGCTAATGGAGCAAAAGCGACGGGCAGGTAAAGACGTGCATTACGTTTTCATGGATACAGGTTGTGAACATCCAATGACATATCGGTTTGTCAGGGAAGTTGTGAAGTTCTGGGATATACCGCTCACCGTATTGCAGGTTGATATCAACCCGGAGCTTGGACAGCCAAATGGTTATACGGTATGGGAACCAAAGGATATTCAGACGCGAATGCCTGTTCTGAAGCCATTTATCGATATGGTAAAGAAATATGGCACTCCATACGTCGGCGGCGCGTTCTGCACTGACAGATTAAAACTCGTTCCCTTCACCAAATACTGTGATGACCATTTCGGGCGAGGGAATTACACCACGTGGATTGGCATCAGAGCTGATGAACCGAAGCGGCTAAAGCCAAAGCCTGGAATCAGATATCTTGCTGAACTGTCAGACTTTGAGAAGGAAGATATCCTCGCATGGTGGAAGCAACAACCATTCGATTTGCAAATACCGGAACATCTCGGTAACTGCATATTCTGCATTAAAAAATCAACGCAAAAAATCGGACTTGCCTGCAAAGATGAGGAGGGATTGCAGCGTGTTTTTAATGAGGTCATCACGGGATCCCATGTGCGTGACGGACATCGGGAAACGCCAAAGGAGATTATGTACCGAGGAAGAATGTCGCTGGACGGTATCGCGAAAATGTATTCAGAAAATGATTATCAAGCCCTGTATCAGGACATGGTACGAGCTAAAAGATTCGATACCGGCTCTTGTTCTGAGTCATGCGAAATATTTGGAGGGCAGCTTGATTTCGACTTCGGGAGGGAAGCTGCATGA
- a CDS encoding recombination protein NinB: protein MKKLTFEIRSPAHQQNAIHAVQQILPDPTKPIVVTIQERNRSLDQNRKLWACLGDVSRQVEWHGRWLDAESWKCVFTAALKQQDVVPNLAGNGFVVIGQSTSRMRVGEFAELLELIQAFGTERGVKWSDEARLALEWKARWGDRAA, encoded by the coding sequence ATGAAAAAACTAACCTTTGAAATTCGATCTCCAGCACATCAGCAAAACGCTATTCACGCAGTACAGCAAATCCTTCCAGACCCAACCAAACCAATCGTAGTAACCATTCAGGAACGCAACCGCAGCTTAGACCAAAACAGGAAGCTATGGGCCTGCTTAGGTGACGTCTCTCGTCAGGTTGAATGGCATGGTCGCTGGCTGGATGCAGAAAGCTGGAAGTGTGTGTTTACCGCAGCATTAAAGCAGCAGGATGTTGTTCCTAACCTTGCCGGGAATGGCTTTGTGGTAATAGGCCAGTCAACCAGCAGGATGCGTGTAGGCGAATTTGCGGAGCTATTAGAGCTTATACAGGCATTCGGTACAGAGCGTGGCGTTAAGTGGTCAGACGAAGCGAGACTGGCTCTGGAGTGGAAAGCGAGATGGGGAGACAGGGCTGCATGA
- a CDS encoding protein ren, with protein sequence MTGKEAIIHYLGTHNSFCAPDVAALTGATVTSINQAAAKMARAGLLVIEGKVWRTVYYRFATREEREGKMSTNLVFKECRQSAAMKRVLAVYGVKR encoded by the coding sequence ATGACGGGCAAAGAGGCAATTATTCATTACCTGGGGACGCATAATAGCTTCTGTGCGCCGGACGTTGCCGCGCTAACAGGCGCAACAGTAACCAGCATAAATCAGGCCGCGGCTAAAATGGCACGGGCAGGTCTTCTGGTTATCGAAGGTAAGGTCTGGCGAACGGTGTATTACCGGTTTGCTACCAGGGAAGAACGGGAAGGAAAGATGAGCACGAACCTGGTTTTTAAGGAGTGTCGCCAGAGTGCCGCGATGAAACGGGTATTGGCGGTATATGGAGTTAAAAGATGA
- a CDS encoding replication protein P, whose amino-acid sequence MKNIAAQMVNFDREQMRRIANNMPEQYDEKPQVQQVAQIINGVFSQLLATFPASLANRDQNEVNEIRRQWVLAFRENGITTMEQVNAGMRVARRQNRPFLPSPGQFVAWCREEASVTAGLPNVSELVDMVYEYCRKRGLYPDAESYPWKSNAHYWLVTNLYQNMRANALTDAELRRKAADELVHMTARINRGEAIPEPVKQLPVMGGRPLNRAQALAKIAEIKAKFGLKGASV is encoded by the coding sequence ATGAAAAACATCGCCGCACAGATGGTTAACTTTGACCGTGAGCAGATGCGTCGGATCGCCAACAACATGCCGGAACAGTACGACGAAAAGCCGCAGGTACAGCAGGTAGCGCAGATCATCAACGGTGTGTTCAGCCAGTTACTGGCAACTTTCCCGGCGAGCCTGGCTAACCGTGACCAGAACGAAGTGAACGAAATCCGTCGCCAGTGGGTTCTGGCTTTTCGGGAAAACGGGATCACCACGATGGAACAGGTTAACGCAGGAATGCGCGTAGCCCGTCGGCAGAATCGACCATTTCTGCCATCACCCGGGCAGTTTGTTGCATGGTGCCGGGAAGAAGCATCCGTTACCGCCGGACTGCCAAACGTCAGCGAGCTGGTTGATATGGTTTACGAGTATTGCCGGAAGCGAGGCCTGTATCCGGATGCGGAGTCTTATCCGTGGAAATCAAACGCGCACTACTGGCTGGTTACCAACCTGTATCAGAACATGCGGGCCAATGCGCTTACTGATGCGGAATTACGCCGTAAGGCCGCAGATGAGCTTGTCCATATGACTGCGAGAATTAACCGTGGTGAGGCGATCCCTGAACCAGTAAAACAACTTCCTGTCATGGGCGGTAGACCTCTAAATCGTGCACAGGCTCTGGCGAAGATCGCAGAAATCAAAGCTAAGTTCGGACTGAAAGGAGCAAGTGTATGA
- a CDS encoding replication protein — MTNTAKILNFGRGNFAGQERNVADLDDGYARLSNMLLEAYSGADLTKRQFKVLLAILRKTYGWNKPMDRITDSQLSEITKLPVKRCNEAKLELVRMNIIKQQGGMFGPNKNISEWCIPQNEGKSPKTRDKTSLKLGDCYPSKQGDTKDTITKEKRKDYSSENSGESSDQPENDLSVVKPDAAIQSGSKWGTAEDLTAAEWMFDMVKTIAPSARKPNFAGWANDIRLMRERDGRNHRDMCVLFRWACQDNFWSGNVLSPAKLRDKWTQLEINRNKQQAGVTASKPKLDLTNTDWIYGVDL; from the coding sequence ATGACAAATACAGCAAAAATACTCAACTTCGGCAGAGGTAACTTTGCCGGACAGGAGCGTAATGTGGCAGATCTCGATGATGGTTACGCCAGACTATCAAATATGCTGCTTGAGGCTTATTCGGGCGCAGATCTGACCAAGCGACAGTTTAAAGTGCTGCTTGCCATTCTGCGTAAAACCTATGGGTGGAATAAACCAATGGACAGAATCACCGATTCTCAACTTAGCGAGATTACAAAGTTACCTGTCAAACGGTGCAATGAAGCCAAGTTAGAACTCGTCAGAATGAATATTATCAAGCAGCAAGGCGGCATGTTTGGACCAAATAAAAACATCTCAGAATGGTGCATCCCTCAAAACGAGGGAAAATCCCCTAAAACGAGGGATAAAACATCCCTCAAATTGGGGGATTGCTATCCCTCAAAACAGGGGGACACAAAAGACACTATTACAAAAGAAAAAAGAAAAGATTATTCGTCAGAGAATTCTGGCGAATCCTCTGACCAGCCAGAAAACGACCTTTCTGTGGTGAAACCGGATGCTGCAATTCAGAGCGGCAGCAAGTGGGGGACAGCAGAAGACCTGACCGCCGCAGAGTGGATGTTTGACATGGTGAAGACTATCGCACCATCAGCCAGAAAACCGAATTTTGCTGGGTGGGCTAACGATATCCGCCTGATGCGTGAACGTGACGGACGTAACCACCGCGACATGTGTGTGCTGTTCCGCTGGGCATGCCAGGACAACTTCTGGTCCGGTAACGTGCTGAGCCCGGCCAAACTCCGCGATAAGTGGACCCAACTCGAAATCAACCGTAACAAGCAACAGGCAGGCGTGACAGCCAGCAAACCAAAACTCGACCTGACAAACACAGACTGGATTTACGGGGTGGATCTATGA
- a CDS encoding lambda phage CII family protein gives MVRANKRNEALRIESALLNKIAMLGTEKTAEAVGVDKSQISRWKRDWIPKFSMLLAVLEWGVVDDDMARLARQVAAILTNKKRPAATERSEQIQMEF, from the coding sequence ATGGTTCGTGCAAACAAACGCAACGAGGCTCTACGAATCGAGAGTGCGTTGCTTAACAAAATCGCAATGCTTGGAACTGAGAAGACAGCGGAAGCTGTGGGCGTTGATAAGTCGCAGATCAGCAGGTGGAAGAGGGACTGGATTCCAAAGTTCTCAATGCTGCTTGCTGTTCTTGAATGGGGGGTCGTTGACGACGACATGGCTCGATTGGCGCGACAAGTTGCTGCGATTCTCACCAATAAAAAACGCCCGGCGGCAACCGAGCGTTCTGAACAAATCCAGATGGAGTTCTGA
- a CDS encoding Cro/CI family transcriptional regulator, whose protein sequence is MEQRITLKDYAMRFGQTKTAKDLGVYQSAINKAIHAGRKIFLTINADGSVYAEEVKPFPSNKKTTA, encoded by the coding sequence ATGGAACAACGCATAACCCTGAAAGATTATGCAATGCGCTTTGGGCAAACCAAGACAGCTAAAGATCTCGGCGTATATCAAAGCGCGATCAACAAGGCCATTCATGCAGGCCGAAAGATTTTTTTAACTATAAACGCTGATGGAAGCGTTTATGCGGAAGAGGTAAAGCCCTTCCCGAGTAACAAAAAAACAACAGCATAA
- a CDS encoding LexA family protein, protein MSTKKKPLTQEQLEDARRLKAIYEKKKNELGLSQESVADKMGMGQSGVGALFNGINALNAYNAALLTKILKVSVEEFSPSIAREIYEMYEAVSMQPSLRSEYEYPVFSHVQAGMFSPKLRTFTKGDAERWVSTTKKASDSAFWLEVEGNSMTAPTGSKPSFPDGMLILVDPEQAVEPGDFCIARLGGDEFTFKKLIRDSGQVFLQPLNPQYPMIPCNESCSVVGKVIASQWPEETFG, encoded by the coding sequence ATGAGCACAAAAAAGAAACCATTAACACAAGAGCAGCTTGAGGACGCACGTCGCCTTAAAGCAATTTATGAAAAAAAGAAAAATGAACTTGGCTTATCCCAGGAATCTGTCGCAGACAAGATGGGGATGGGGCAGTCAGGCGTTGGTGCTTTATTTAATGGCATCAATGCATTAAATGCTTATAACGCCGCATTGCTTACAAAAATTCTCAAAGTTAGCGTTGAAGAATTTAGCCCTTCAATCGCCAGAGAAATCTACGAGATGTATGAAGCGGTTAGTATGCAGCCGTCACTTAGAAGTGAGTATGAGTACCCTGTTTTTTCTCATGTTCAGGCAGGGATGTTCTCACCTAAGCTTAGAACCTTTACCAAAGGTGATGCGGAGAGATGGGTAAGCACAACCAAAAAAGCCAGTGATTCTGCATTCTGGCTTGAGGTTGAAGGTAATTCCATGACCGCACCAACAGGCTCCAAGCCAAGCTTTCCTGACGGAATGTTAATTCTCGTTGACCCTGAGCAGGCTGTTGAGCCAGGTGATTTCTGCATAGCCAGACTTGGGGGTGATGAGTTTACCTTCAAGAAACTGATCAGGGATAGCGGTCAGGTGTTTTTACAACCACTAAACCCACAGTACCCAATGATCCCATGCAATGAGAGTTGTTCCGTTGTGGGGAAAGTTATCGCTAGTCAGTGGCCTGAAGAGACGTTTGGCTGA